From the Bdellovibrio sp. ArHS genome, the window CGGTTTAAGGATGAGATCGCAAAACGTGGCAATAAAACTTGCACCAAAGATGGATCTGACTTTGAACGTCAAGCACGTCGCTCAACCCGCAAAGTATCCGTATGAAAAATACAGCAATTATTTTAACACTTATCTTTTCTTCTCAAAGTCAGGCTGCGTGTCTCGAGCCTCTCAAGTCAGGTCTTGAAGCCTATCAATGTATTTTGGAGCAAAGTCCAAGCATTCAAGCTTTAACATTCAGAGCGGAAGAAAATCAAGCACTTACTGCTAAAGCTAAACAAATCCCGAATCCTGAATTGGATGCAGGCCTTCAGTTTACCGGAGAGAAAAAACTCGAAGTGAGTCTCCTTCAGCCTCTTGAAATCGGAGGGAAGAGAGGCGCTCGAGTAGAACGGGCTCAAGCCGAAAGCTCGTTTTTGTCTGCAAAGGATCTCGAGACTCGGATAGAGGCCTCAAATATGGCTTTGGAATCTTTAATTCGACTTCGGCAGCTCAAAATCGAAAGTGATCTTGTGAAAGAGAGCCTTTCTATTTTAGATCGAGTGAATCGGAAGTTGAAGGCTCGGCCAGCTCTTGCGCCTGAACAAAGAACCACACTCCGTTTATTTTCGACATTTGAAAAGACTTTGCGATTTAGACAACTAAATATCGAAAGAGATTTTCAGAAGACAAATGCCTTTATTGAGGGAGCTATAGGAAGACCCCTCACGAAGAGCGATCATATTTCCGTGGAAACTTTTAAAAAGTGGCCTTCCCTGGACGTAGGCACATCGAGCGTACAAACGGCGGCACTCAAAATTTCGATGGCTGAGCTGGAGCTCGCAAAAGCCGAAGTAAAGGAAGCTCAAAGTGAAGGCTGGCCAGAGTTCCGAATTGGACCGAGTTTTGAGCGTGATCCAGAACAAAGCGAGACGTCCTGGGGTGTAAAAGTTGGTTTGACAATTCCATTGTGGAATCTAAACGGCGCAGGAAAAAATCTTGCAAAAGCCCGCATGAACTCTGCGCAGGCGACACATGAAGCAACGAAACGTCAGCAAGTAAGTCAGTTCAGTGTTCTTCAAAAACAGTATGTGGACCTAACAAAGATTCTTAGTGAGACTGAGCCTGTTTCGGAGATCGTTCGTTCCACTAAAGAGAGTGAACGTCTTTTTGATCGATCGCTCATCGCGCCTGCGTCTCTCATTGAAATGTACCGCTCTACATTTGAGCTTATTGAGGAAATTCACCGGAACGAAATTCAGGCGATGCTAACTTGGGCAACAGTCGAGAATTTAAAAGGTTCATCTCCAAAGGAACTACCATGAAACATTTAGTACTTGTCGCATGTCTTCTTTTTACTATTAAAGGTTTCTCAGAAGAAGCAGAAGAAGGAAAAAAAGGGCGAGTTGGCCCTGGAAAAGCTGTGATTGAAGCTTCCGAAAAAGTAGGTCTCAAGCTTTCAGAAAAAGCACTCAAGAATTTGGAACTTGAGTTTCAAAAAGTATCTGACAAAGCAACGGTTGTAGTTCCGGTATCGTCATTGGTCCACTTCCAAGACTTTGCCGCAATATATAGGGAGCGAGCGGGTTGGTTTAAAATGGTGGAAATCGAGCCTATCATCCATGGATCATCTGTTCATTTCGCTTCGAAAGATATTTTGCCTGGAGATCGTATCGTCACAAAGAACCCAGGGTTAATTCGAGTGATTGATCTCGATGTTTTTGGACCCGAAGCTGATGCTTGTGCGGATTAATTTATGATAAATCGAATTATTCACTTCTCTGTCTATCATAGGGGCGTTGTTCTCTTCATGACCGCACTTCTTGCGGGCTTGGGATGGTATAGCTTTAACCACCTTTCAATTGATGCGGTTCCAGATATTACTGATACACAGGTTCAAGTCTTTTCGACTGTAGGTGGTTTATCTGCTGAAGAAGTCGAAAGGAATGTTACATTCCCCGTCGAAAACTCAATGGCTGGAATAGCTGGAGTCCGACAGGTTCGCTCATTGAGTCGCTTTGGCTTATCAGTGGTGACGGTTGTCTTCAACGATGGGGCTGATATCTACCGCGCCCGACAAATGGTCTCCGAGCGCCTACAAGGTCTTTCAAATGAACTTCCCAAAAGTGTTCATCCAAAGCTGGGGCCTATTAGCACAGGGCTGGGAGAGGTCTTCTTTTACTCCATTGAGTCTAAGAATCCGGAAAAAGGTGAAAAGCGACTGGCTCAGTTGATGGAAGAAAGATCCATCCAGGAGTGGTATGTAAAGCCACGACTCTTAACAGTGCCGGGAGTTGCCGAAATCAATACTATTGGCGGTTTCGAGAAACAGTACCATGTTCAGCCAGATCCCGTGAAACTTGCTCGCTATGGAATTAGTTTTCATGAGATCGTTGAAGCCCTCAATGCCACAAATCAGAATGTTGGCGGTGGATATATTCAACAGACAAGCGAACAGTTTTTAGTTCAAGGAAGTGGCCTTCTTTCGGACATAGATGAAATTGAAAATACTCCAGTCAAAAATCTAGATGCACTAAGGACTATTCTTATCAAGGATGTTGCAAAGGTTACTTTGGCTTCTGAACTAAGAACAGGTGCA encodes:
- a CDS encoding TolC family protein codes for the protein MKNTAIILTLIFSSQSQAACLEPLKSGLEAYQCILEQSPSIQALTFRAEENQALTAKAKQIPNPELDAGLQFTGEKKLEVSLLQPLEIGGKRGARVERAQAESSFLSAKDLETRIEASNMALESLIRLRQLKIESDLVKESLSILDRVNRKLKARPALAPEQRTTLRLFSTFEKTLRFRQLNIERDFQKTNAFIEGAIGRPLTKSDHISVETFKKWPSLDVGTSSVQTAALKISMAELELAKAEVKEAQSEGWPEFRIGPSFERDPEQSETSWGVKVGLTIPLWNLNGAGKNLAKARMNSAQATHEATKRQQVSQFSVLQKQYVDLTKILSETEPVSEIVRSTKESERLFDRSLIAPASLIEMYRSTFELIEEIHRNEIQAMLTWATVENLKGSSPKELP